The following are encoded together in the Bacteroidota bacterium genome:
- a CDS encoding DUF6728 family protein, whose amino-acid sequence MWNKFLIYLYIRKPVNTGTKPDINVRFMHGMNRISIFMFLIALIVIVIRYLF is encoded by the coding sequence ATGTGGAATAAATTTCTTATCTATTTATATATCAGAAAGCCTGTAAATACGGGTACTAAGCCTGATATCAATGTTCGTTTTATGCATGGAATGAACCGTATTTCCATCTTTATGTTCCTTATTGCGTTAATTGTAATCGTGATTCGTTATTTGTTTTAA
- a CDS encoding acyl-CoA desaturase, with translation MSKIKFANQDNQFFNTLRDRINGYFIQNKINPTGNWKLYLKTGILIASLAFIYSWLVFFTPSQIWLVVALCSIGGLNVAAIGFNVMHDGAHGSYSQSKWVNEVMAHSLNVLGGNSFLWKQKHNQNHHTYTNVEGMDDDIDIKPFMRLHKEQQHKWYHRFQHIYCMFAYGLLYFFWVFYRDFKKYFTGKIAENTPMKKMDMAEHINFWVSKFAHIAIFFVIPSYYVGFVNVLICYSIMSFVNGVILAIVFQLAHIVENTEFVTPVTMDDKIEQNWAVHQLLTTTNFATNNPVLIWLLGGLNFQVEHHLFPKISHVHYRKINKILIDTCKEFNITYNEYPTMFGAFVSHMKHLKNLSVAS, from the coding sequence ATGTCAAAAATTAAATTTGCAAATCAAGATAACCAATTTTTCAATACCCTACGTGATCGTATTAATGGTTATTTCATCCAAAACAAAATAAACCCTACTGGTAACTGGAAGCTTTACCTCAAAACAGGAATTCTCATTGCCTCGCTCGCATTCATTTATTCTTGGTTGGTGTTTTTTACCCCATCTCAAATATGGTTGGTTGTAGCATTGTGTTCTATTGGCGGACTTAATGTTGCCGCTATTGGTTTTAATGTGATGCACGATGGAGCCCACGGTAGTTACTCGCAAAGCAAATGGGTGAACGAAGTGATGGCTCATTCCTTAAATGTATTGGGCGGTAACTCATTCCTTTGGAAACAGAAACACAATCAAAATCACCATACTTATACCAATGTTGAAGGTATGGATGATGATATAGACATCAAACCTTTTATGCGTTTGCACAAAGAACAACAACATAAGTGGTACCACCGTTTCCAACATATATATTGTATGTTTGCTTATGGCTTATTATACTTTTTTTGGGTGTTTTACCGCGACTTTAAAAAGTATTTTACAGGGAAAATTGCTGAGAATACACCGATGAAGAAAATGGACATGGCCGAGCATATTAATTTCTGGGTCTCGAAATTTGCACACATTGCTATATTCTTTGTTATACCTTCTTATTATGTAGGTTTTGTAAATGTATTGATTTGCTATAGCATTATGTCATTTGTGAATGGAGTAATATTGGCTATTGTATTCCAATTGGCACATATCGTTGAGAATACAGAGTTTGTTACCCCAGTAACTATGGATGATAAAATTGAACAGAACTGGGCAGTTCACCAATTGCTTACCACTACAAATTTTGCCACCAACAATCCAGTTCTTATATGGCTATTGGGTGGTCTTAATTTCCAAGTTGAGCATCATTTGTTCCCCAAAATTAGCCATGTGCATTACCGCAAAATCAATAAGATTTTGATTGATACTTGCAAAGAGTTTAACATTACTTATAATGAGTATCCTACTATGTTTGGAGCATTTGTTTCGCATATGAAACATTTGAAAAACCTATCTGTAGCTTCCTAA